A genome region from Baekduia alba includes the following:
- a CDS encoding glycoside hydrolase family 3 N-terminal domain-containing protein — protein MREAMTRRRLIGLGGCLTVVMVVVVVLTVSGGAKTHGVPEGGSSFGAGARAQGKRGGLMDALAPVLAAGGGAPGAQAAGAQAAVGSSPEPDAAPGLPTSQARAAARLFLIGFGGPRVGDAVLKRFALHEWGGVVLEPGNGASPQQVADVIGQLRGAAARARHQAPLIAASQLGGDQDAVPVGAPPQSQAADAPAARAVALGEAKAIHPLGVRMVLGPDADIGFAGGPWEGVAFADDAQTVSDMTAAAVSGWKDGEVAAVPGHFPGEGAASGDPALEAATVGLSLDELKARDLKPFAAVAKHAPAMQLSAATYVAWDGVTPATLLPDVVKLLRHDLGFAGVIVSGDLQAASLAGGEPVSALAVDAIKAGVDLVWIPGDAADQDAAWRAVVRALRTGDIPAARAADALKRVGLLRASYGVR, from the coding sequence ATGCGTGAAGCCATGACGCGACGGCGGCTCATCGGCCTGGGTGGGTGCCTGACGGTTGTCATGGTCGTCGTCGTCGTGCTCACGGTCAGCGGCGGGGCCAAGACCCACGGGGTGCCGGAAGGCGGCTCGTCGTTCGGCGCTGGTGCCCGTGCGCAGGGGAAACGCGGCGGGCTGATGGACGCGCTGGCCCCGGTGCTGGCCGCCGGCGGCGGCGCGCCGGGTGCGCAGGCGGCCGGCGCGCAGGCGGCCGTGGGTTCGAGTCCTGAGCCCGACGCCGCGCCCGGGCTCCCGACCTCGCAGGCCCGCGCGGCGGCGCGGCTGTTCCTGATCGGCTTCGGCGGCCCCCGGGTCGGCGACGCCGTGCTCAAGCGCTTCGCGCTGCACGAATGGGGCGGCGTCGTGCTCGAGCCCGGCAACGGCGCCTCGCCCCAGCAGGTCGCCGACGTCATCGGCCAGCTGCGGGGCGCGGCCGCGCGCGCTCGCCACCAGGCGCCGCTGATCGCCGCGTCGCAGCTCGGCGGCGACCAGGACGCCGTGCCGGTCGGCGCGCCGCCGCAGTCGCAGGCCGCCGACGCGCCGGCGGCGCGCGCCGTGGCACTCGGCGAGGCCAAGGCCATCCACCCGCTCGGCGTCCGCATGGTCCTCGGTCCGGACGCCGACATCGGCTTCGCCGGCGGGCCGTGGGAGGGCGTCGCGTTCGCCGACGACGCGCAGACCGTGAGCGACATGACGGCCGCCGCGGTGTCGGGCTGGAAGGACGGCGAGGTCGCGGCGGTGCCGGGGCACTTCCCGGGCGAGGGCGCCGCGTCGGGCGACCCGGCGCTGGAGGCCGCGACCGTCGGCCTGTCGCTCGACGAGCTGAAGGCGCGCGACCTGAAGCCGTTCGCGGCCGTGGCCAAGCACGCGCCCGCGATGCAGCTGAGCGCGGCGACCTACGTCGCGTGGGACGGCGTGACGCCCGCGACGCTGCTGCCCGACGTGGTCAAGCTGCTGCGCCACGACCTGGGCTTCGCCGGCGTCATCGTCAGCGGCGACCTCCAGGCGGCGTCGCTGGCCGGCGGCGAGCCGGTGTCCGCGCTGGCCGTGGACGCGATCAAGGCCGGCGTCGACCTGGTGTGGATCCCGGGCGACGCGGCCGACCAGGACGCGGCCTGGCGCGCAGTGGTGCGGGCGCTGCGCACCGGCGACATCCCGGCCGCGCGCGCGGCCGACGCGTTGAAGCGCGTGGGCCTGCTGCGCGCGTCCTACGGCGTCCGCTAG
- the recR gene encoding recombination mediator RecR, with product MFAPPVQRLVTELGKLPGIGQRTAQRLAFHLLRVDPEDANALADAIREVKEKIRPCEICFNLADEARCRICQDERRDGAIICVVEEPGDIIPIERTHEFRGLYHVLGGALSPIDGVDPEDLKVAELYRRVEAGEVREVVIATNPTTTGEATAHHIAAALRERTPDVAVTRLASGLPVGGDLEYADEVTLGRAFSGRREIA from the coding sequence TTGTTCGCCCCGCCCGTCCAGCGCCTGGTCACCGAGCTGGGCAAGCTCCCCGGCATCGGCCAGCGCACGGCGCAGCGGCTCGCGTTCCACCTCCTGCGGGTCGATCCGGAGGACGCCAACGCGCTCGCCGACGCGATCCGCGAGGTCAAGGAGAAGATCCGGCCCTGCGAGATCTGCTTCAACCTGGCCGACGAGGCGCGCTGCCGGATCTGCCAGGACGAGCGCCGCGACGGCGCCATCATCTGCGTCGTCGAGGAGCCGGGCGACATCATCCCGATCGAGCGCACCCACGAGTTCCGCGGCCTGTACCACGTGCTCGGCGGCGCGCTGTCGCCGATCGACGGCGTGGACCCCGAAGACCTGAAGGTGGCCGAGCTCTACCGGCGCGTCGAGGCCGGCGAGGTCCGCGAGGTCGTCATCGCCACCAACCCGACGACGACCGGCGAGGCGACCGCGCACCACATCGCCGCCGCGCTGCGCGAGCGCACGCCCGACGTCGCCGTCACCCGCCTCGCCTCCGGCCTGCCGGTCGGCGGCGACCTCGAGTACGCCGACGAGGTCACGCTCGGCCGCGCGTTCTCAGGTCGCCGCGAGATCGCCTGA
- a CDS encoding aspartate kinase, whose protein sequence is MPGTVVMKFGGTSVADASRLKRAAERIVAKREDGTRVVAVLSARGKETDRLIADAFEVSRTPDPREMDMLLSTGERVSCALCAMAINDLGHRAISLTGSQAGIVTDTSHTKARILEVRADRIRAALDEDSIVLVAGFQGVSTAKDVTTLGRGGSDTTAVALAAAIGADACEIYTDVPGVFTADPRIVPDARKLDVVTFDEMLEMAASGAGVLQLRSVEYARNHGVRIHCRSSFDDSNGTFVVSDEEAKDKDMENPLITAVTHSRGEARVTLIGLPDSPGIAGRVTTALADANVNIDMIIQNDPRSAGALAELSFTVPKEDVDAARAALAPIATELGIQVETDDRMGKVSIVGAGMKSHPGVAAKVFSVLGANDINIEMISTSPIRISCVVPVEKVEPAVKALHTAFDLSGADTIRPEQPFGEFAS, encoded by the coding sequence ATGCCGGGCACCGTCGTCATGAAGTTCGGAGGCACATCCGTCGCGGACGCGTCGCGCCTGAAGCGCGCCGCCGAGCGGATCGTCGCCAAGCGCGAGGACGGCACCCGCGTCGTGGCGGTCCTGAGCGCGCGCGGCAAGGAGACCGACCGGCTGATCGCCGACGCCTTCGAGGTCAGCCGGACGCCCGACCCTCGCGAGATGGACATGCTCCTCTCGACGGGCGAGCGAGTTTCGTGCGCGCTGTGCGCCATGGCGATCAACGATCTCGGCCATCGCGCGATCTCGCTGACGGGATCACAGGCCGGCATCGTCACAGATACGAGCCACACGAAGGCCCGCATCCTGGAAGTTCGGGCCGATCGCATCAGGGCGGCGCTCGACGAGGACAGCATCGTCCTGGTCGCCGGCTTCCAGGGCGTGAGCACCGCGAAGGACGTGACGACGCTCGGTCGCGGCGGCTCGGACACCACCGCGGTCGCGCTCGCCGCCGCCATCGGCGCGGACGCCTGCGAGATCTACACCGACGTGCCCGGCGTGTTCACCGCGGACCCGCGCATCGTGCCCGACGCCCGCAAGCTCGACGTCGTCACCTTCGACGAGATGCTCGAGATGGCCGCGTCCGGCGCCGGGGTGCTGCAGCTGCGCAGCGTCGAGTACGCCCGCAACCACGGCGTGCGCATCCACTGCCGCTCGAGCTTCGACGACTCCAACGGGACCTTCGTCGTGTCCGACGAAGAGGCCAAGGACAAGGACATGGAGAACCCCCTCATCACCGCCGTCACCCACTCGCGTGGCGAGGCGCGGGTGACGCTCATCGGCCTGCCCGACTCGCCCGGCATCGCCGGCCGGGTCACGACGGCGCTGGCCGACGCCAACGTCAACATCGACATGATCATCCAGAACGACCCGCGCTCCGCGGGCGCGCTGGCCGAGCTGTCCTTCACGGTCCCCAAGGAGGACGTGGACGCGGCACGCGCGGCGCTGGCGCCGATCGCGACCGAGCTCGGGATCCAGGTCGAGACCGACGACCGCATGGGCAAGGTGTCGATCGTCGGCGCCGGGATGAAGTCGCACCCGGGCGTCGCGGCCAAGGTCTTCAGCGTCCTCGGCGCGAACGACATCAACATCGAGATGATCTCGACCTCGCCGATCCGCATCTCGTGCGTGGTCCCGGTCGAGAAGGTCGAGCCCGCGGTCAAGGCGCTGCACACCGCGTTCGACCTGTCGGGGGCGGACACGATCCGCCCGGAGCAGCCGTTCGGGGAGTTCGCCTCATGA
- a CDS encoding cupin domain-containing protein, giving the protein MAESDVAYTTINTNNSERFQSLRRELGVSGFGMNAITLAPRQRGRIHAHERQEEVFLVLDGELTIGVEGEEQTVGRNGLVRVPAGVRRQLVNRSTSTLLLLALGADGEHVGRDARAWESWDEDGDGRSPQDVPLPADLPV; this is encoded by the coding sequence ATGGCTGAGTCAGATGTCGCATACACGACCATCAACACCAACAACAGCGAGCGCTTCCAGTCGCTGCGGCGGGAGCTGGGCGTCTCCGGCTTCGGCATGAACGCGATCACGCTCGCGCCGCGCCAGCGCGGCCGGATCCACGCGCACGAGCGCCAGGAGGAGGTCTTCCTGGTCCTCGACGGCGAGCTGACGATCGGCGTCGAGGGCGAGGAGCAGACCGTGGGCCGCAACGGCCTCGTCCGCGTCCCGGCCGGCGTCCGCCGCCAGCTCGTCAACCGCTCCACCTCGACGCTGCTCCTCCTCGCGCTCGGGGCCGACGGCGAGCACGTCGGCCGCGACGCCCGCGCCTGGGAGTCGTGGGACGAGGACGGCGACGGCCGCTCGCCGCAGGACGTCCCGCTGCCGGCCGACCTGCCGGTCTAG
- a CDS encoding WYL domain-containing protein: protein MAPTATAVVRFAAPAAEVRRRTGGALGEPEPIAADACRLRTPADALDWLALRLLICGLELTVEEPPELVDRLREIGSRARRAGSEGSSPDRGA from the coding sequence ATGGCGCCGACGGCGACCGCCGTCGTCCGCTTCGCCGCGCCGGCCGCCGAGGTCCGCCGGCGAACCGGCGGCGCGCTCGGCGAGCCGGAGCCGATCGCCGCCGACGCCTGCCGCCTGCGCACGCCCGCCGACGCGCTGGACTGGCTGGCCCTGCGCCTGCTGATCTGCGGCCTGGAGCTCACGGTCGAGGAGCCGCCGGAGCTGGTCGACCGGCTCCGGGAGATCGGGAGCCGCGCGCGACGCGCAGGCTCTGAGGGATCCTCACCAGATCGAGGCGCGTAG
- a CDS encoding M20/M25/M40 family metallo-hydrolase, with the protein MADTLLDELFDWLRIPSISTGGGDPAEIARAAEWAAAKVRAAGGEVELLTVREGGNPLVVGELRASADAENVPTVLIYGHYDVQGAEPLDLWTSPPFEPEIRDGRIYARGAADDKGNFLPLLAAACDLAAEGALPVNVRVAVEGEEEAGGESISQWLKDDPRGADAAIVYDSGMVGPDRPAITVGLRGVYLMTFDVRAAQRDLHSGMYGGTALNALHALHQGLAAVIPGPDGRAREELRVGIVPPSDEERASWAGLPGGDEALAAAGAREAYPGAGAEYVERNGSDTAVDVDQIVAGDTRTVIPAVARATVSIRVAPGQDVDAMGAELERLIREALPAGAEMTIVSRHAAPPAHFPADSPALQIAGAAIERAVGVAPAFTRTGGAIPFVADLSEKGIPTIVTGFVLPDDPFHAPNESFSVRGLELGYKSARELLTGLAGLKP; encoded by the coding sequence ATGGCCGACACCCTCCTCGACGAGCTCTTCGACTGGCTGCGCATCCCGAGCATCTCCACGGGCGGCGGCGATCCTGCGGAGATCGCGCGGGCCGCGGAATGGGCGGCGGCCAAGGTCCGCGCCGCGGGCGGCGAGGTCGAGCTGCTGACCGTGCGCGAGGGCGGCAACCCGCTGGTCGTCGGCGAGCTGCGCGCGTCCGCCGACGCCGAGAACGTTCCGACCGTCCTGATCTACGGCCACTACGACGTCCAGGGCGCCGAGCCGCTGGACCTCTGGACCTCGCCGCCGTTCGAGCCTGAGATCCGCGACGGGCGCATCTACGCGCGCGGCGCGGCCGACGACAAGGGCAACTTCCTGCCGCTGCTGGCCGCCGCCTGCGACCTGGCCGCCGAGGGCGCCCTCCCGGTCAACGTCCGCGTCGCGGTCGAGGGCGAGGAGGAGGCCGGCGGCGAATCGATCTCCCAATGGCTGAAGGACGACCCCCGCGGCGCCGACGCTGCGATCGTCTACGACAGCGGCATGGTCGGCCCCGACCGCCCGGCGATCACCGTCGGCCTGCGCGGCGTCTACCTGATGACCTTCGACGTCCGCGCCGCGCAGCGCGACCTGCACTCCGGCATGTACGGCGGCACCGCGCTCAACGCCCTGCACGCCCTGCACCAGGGCCTGGCCGCCGTCATCCCCGGCCCCGACGGTCGCGCGCGCGAGGAGCTACGCGTCGGGATCGTGCCGCCGTCGGACGAGGAGCGCGCGTCGTGGGCCGGCCTGCCCGGCGGCGACGAGGCACTCGCGGCCGCGGGCGCGCGCGAGGCCTACCCCGGCGCCGGCGCCGAGTACGTCGAGCGCAACGGCTCGGACACCGCCGTCGACGTCGACCAGATCGTCGCCGGCGACACCCGCACGGTGATCCCGGCGGTCGCGCGCGCGACCGTCTCGATCCGCGTCGCCCCCGGCCAGGACGTCGACGCGATGGGCGCCGAGCTCGAGCGCCTGATCCGCGAGGCGCTGCCCGCCGGCGCCGAGATGACGATCGTCTCGCGCCACGCGGCGCCGCCCGCGCACTTCCCGGCCGACTCGCCGGCGTTGCAGATCGCGGGCGCCGCGATCGAGCGCGCGGTCGGCGTCGCGCCCGCGTTCACGCGCACCGGCGGCGCGATCCCGTTCGTCGCCGACCTGAGCGAGAAGGGCATCCCGACGATCGTCACCGGCTTCGTCCTGCCCGACGACCCGTTCCACGCGCCCAACGAGTCGTTCTCCGTGCGCGGCCTCGAGCTGGGGTACAAGAGCGCGCGCGAGCTGCTGACCGGCCTGGCAGGGCTGAAGCCCTGA
- a CDS encoding IS481 family transposase, whose product MKLHANARLSPNGRRLLIDRLETDGWDIRDAAEAAGISVRTARKWLARWRAEGEVGLVDRSSAPKMVANKTDETRIACIAALRRLRMTGPEIAETLGMALSTVSGILKSIDMGKLGRLGLEPARRYERARPGELIHIDIKKLGRIVRAGHRITGVAGKRQAGYHRKKFSAGWEFCHVAIDDATRLAYVEVLADEKAATAVGFLRRAKAFFESYGMTVESVMTDNGGAYRSTIHALACKALGLKHLRTRAYRPQTNGKAERFIRTMLGGWAYGAIYTNSSDRAAALDGWLFTYNHRRRHAGINRQTPIQRLNNLLGTYS is encoded by the coding sequence ATGAAGTTGCACGCTAACGCCAGGCTCAGTCCGAACGGCCGTCGGTTGCTCATCGACCGTCTGGAGACCGATGGTTGGGATATTCGTGATGCCGCAGAGGCGGCCGGAATCAGCGTTCGGACTGCTCGCAAATGGCTGGCGCGGTGGCGAGCCGAGGGCGAGGTCGGGCTGGTCGATCGGTCCTCGGCACCCAAGATGGTGGCCAACAAGACCGACGAGACACGGATCGCGTGCATCGCGGCGCTGCGCCGGTTGCGGATGACCGGGCCCGAGATCGCCGAGACCCTCGGGATGGCGCTCTCGACCGTCTCGGGGATCCTGAAGTCCATCGACATGGGCAAGCTCGGCCGGCTGGGCTTAGAGCCCGCGCGGCGCTACGAACGGGCTCGACCGGGCGAGCTGATCCACATTGACATCAAGAAGCTGGGACGGATCGTTCGCGCCGGGCACCGGATCACTGGGGTCGCGGGCAAGCGCCAGGCCGGCTATCACCGCAAGAAGTTCAGTGCCGGCTGGGAGTTCTGTCACGTCGCGATCGACGACGCCACCAGGCTGGCCTATGTCGAGGTCTTGGCCGACGAGAAGGCCGCGACCGCGGTCGGGTTCTTGCGCCGCGCCAAGGCGTTCTTTGAGAGCTACGGCATGACGGTCGAGTCGGTCATGACCGACAACGGCGGCGCCTACCGCTCCACCATCCACGCCCTGGCCTGCAAGGCACTCGGGCTAAAGCACCTCCGGACCAGGGCCTATCGGCCTCAGACCAACGGCAAAGCCGAGCGCTTCATCCGCACGATGCTCGGCGGCTGGGCCTACGGCGCGATCTACACCAACTCCTCAGACCGCGCCGCAGCCCTTGACGGCTGGCTGTTCACCTACAACCATCGCCGACGACACGCAGGCATCAACCGCCAGACACCTATCCAACGGCTGAACAACCTGCTCGGGACTTACAGCTAG
- a CDS encoding YbaB/EbfC family nucleoid-associated protein: MPQPNIQNMLKQAQEVMAAQQEAQDALKEQKVESSAGGGMVKVVVSGDLKLESLTIDPDAVDPEDVEMLQDLVLAATNEALRQAVELQEKAMQAASGPGGFDPMQALEGLGLGDALGGLGGGGAAGGLPAGGGGAPGMNRAARRAAAKKNR; this comes from the coding sequence ATGCCGCAGCCCAACATCCAGAACATGCTCAAGCAGGCGCAGGAGGTCATGGCCGCGCAGCAGGAGGCGCAGGACGCCCTCAAGGAGCAGAAGGTCGAGTCGTCCGCGGGCGGCGGCATGGTCAAGGTCGTCGTGTCCGGCGACCTCAAGCTGGAGTCGCTGACGATCGACCCCGACGCCGTCGATCCCGAAGACGTCGAGATGCTCCAGGACCTCGTCCTGGCCGCGACCAACGAGGCGCTGCGCCAGGCCGTCGAGCTCCAGGAGAAGGCGATGCAGGCGGCCTCGGGCCCCGGCGGCTTCGACCCGATGCAGGCGCTCGAAGGCCTCGGCCTCGGCGACGCGCTGGGCGGCCTCGGCGGCGGCGGCGCGGCTGGCGGCCTGCCGGCTGGCGGCGGCGGGGCTCCGGGCATGAACCGCGCGGCGCGGCGCGCCGCGGCGAAGAAGAACCGATAG
- a CDS encoding TetR/AcrR family transcriptional regulator — MTTATTSKRTLSTAEERREAVLEAGMSVFAEKGFLGTPTTEVAKAAGISQAYLFRLFPTKTDLVLAVVRRSNERIHDAFASAAARAHAAGTDPLEAMADSYSELLQDRTMLMTQIHQHAAAASMPEVAEASRDWFATLYDLVARETGLPPDDIHRFFATGMLLNVMAAIGATDEHGTWAQNLRVC, encoded by the coding sequence ATGACGACCGCCACCACCTCCAAGCGCACCCTCTCCACCGCCGAAGAGCGGCGCGAGGCCGTGCTCGAGGCCGGGATGTCGGTCTTCGCCGAGAAGGGCTTCCTCGGCACGCCGACCACCGAGGTCGCCAAGGCCGCCGGGATCTCGCAGGCCTACCTCTTCCGCCTGTTCCCCACCAAGACCGACCTGGTCCTCGCGGTCGTCCGCCGCTCCAACGAGCGCATCCACGACGCGTTCGCGTCAGCCGCGGCCCGGGCCCACGCCGCGGGCACGGACCCGCTCGAGGCGATGGCCGACTCCTACAGCGAGCTGCTGCAGGACCGCACCATGCTGATGACCCAGATCCACCAGCACGCGGCGGCCGCCTCGATGCCCGAGGTCGCCGAGGCCTCGCGCGACTGGTTCGCGACGCTCTACGACCTCGTCGCGCGCGAGACCGGCCTGCCGCCCGACGACATCCACCGCTTCTTCGCGACGGGCATGCTGCTGAACGTCATGGCCGCCATCGGCGCCACCGACGAGCACGGCACCTGGGCTCAGAACCTGCGCGTCTGCTGA
- the dnaX gene encoding DNA polymerase III subunit gamma/tau codes for MPAGPSLYRRHRPRTFADVIGQEHVVRTLRHAIERGQVHHAYLFVGSRGTGKTSMAKMLAACLNCVNGPTTEPCGTCESCVSIASATSMDVIEMDAASNNSVDDIRELRDSVQYAPVTGRYKVYILDEAHMLSTAAWNAFLKTLEEPPPSTIFVLATTEAHKVMDTVVDRCHRFDFRRPTVEQLATVVDRVAGKESIEIAPEAVALVARNATGSYRDALGTLEQLVTYSGSSIATEDVLAVLGVADDDLLFGALDAVGARDARAAWQVAARLADSGRDAAQFLRDLEAHTRDVLVVQTLGEVPSQLAMTTERDARLADQARRLTGADSVRMLDLLAAGMRLAKDGADAQTQLEVALVKAAAPEVDPSTRALLARLERMEAAAAPTPAPAVAAPTPAPAVAASPPAAAAPPAPAPAGSAPPPPPAPGSAPPPPAEPVASAPPPAAAPEPAPQPAAVAVVAVAVAEPVAPLGELDLAMVQELWPAVLQNVAEGNQLLAGCLAEARPVSVSGRDVTLAFTPACSFQKRKAEDPAARQQLTTAFKELTGIAPRLVFETREPEELGAEPEAISEDDFIARLRAEFDAVDHEPDHEEQEQA; via the coding sequence GTGCCTGCCGGACCTTCGCTCTACCGCCGCCATCGCCCGCGGACGTTCGCCGACGTCATCGGCCAGGAGCACGTCGTGCGCACGCTCCGCCACGCCATCGAGCGCGGGCAGGTGCACCACGCCTACCTGTTCGTCGGCTCGCGCGGGACGGGCAAGACGTCGATGGCCAAGATGCTCGCGGCGTGCCTGAACTGCGTCAACGGGCCGACCACCGAGCCGTGCGGCACCTGCGAGTCGTGCGTGTCGATCGCGTCCGCGACGTCGATGGACGTCATCGAGATGGACGCCGCGTCCAACAACTCGGTCGACGACATCCGCGAGCTGCGCGACTCCGTCCAGTACGCCCCGGTCACCGGCCGGTACAAGGTGTACATCTTGGACGAGGCGCACATGCTGTCCACGGCGGCGTGGAACGCGTTCCTGAAGACCTTGGAGGAGCCGCCGCCGTCGACGATCTTCGTCCTCGCGACGACCGAGGCGCACAAGGTGATGGACACGGTCGTCGACCGCTGCCATCGCTTCGACTTCCGCCGCCCGACGGTCGAGCAGCTCGCGACGGTCGTGGACCGCGTCGCGGGCAAGGAGTCGATCGAGATCGCGCCCGAGGCGGTCGCGCTGGTCGCGCGCAACGCGACGGGCTCGTACCGCGACGCCCTCGGGACGCTCGAGCAGCTCGTGACCTACTCCGGGTCGTCGATCGCGACCGAGGACGTGCTGGCGGTGCTCGGCGTCGCCGACGACGACCTGCTGTTCGGGGCGTTGGACGCCGTGGGCGCGCGTGACGCGCGAGCGGCCTGGCAGGTCGCGGCGCGGCTGGCCGACTCCGGCCGCGACGCCGCACAGTTCCTGCGCGACCTCGAAGCGCACACGCGTGACGTGCTGGTCGTCCAGACGCTCGGCGAGGTCCCGTCGCAGCTGGCGATGACCACCGAGCGCGACGCTCGGCTGGCCGATCAGGCACGGCGCCTGACGGGCGCCGACTCGGTCCGGATGCTCGACCTGCTCGCCGCCGGGATGCGCCTGGCCAAGGACGGGGCCGACGCGCAGACGCAGCTCGAAGTGGCGCTGGTGAAGGCGGCGGCGCCGGAGGTCGACCCGTCGACGCGCGCGCTGCTGGCGCGGCTGGAGCGGATGGAGGCGGCCGCCGCCCCGACGCCCGCGCCGGCCGTTGCCGCTCCGACGCCCGCGCCGGCCGTTGCCGCTTCGCCGCCGGCCGCCGCCGCGCCGCCCGCTCCTGCGCCCGCCGGGTCCGCTCCGCCGCCGCCGCCCGCTCCCGGGTCCGCGCCGCCGCCGCCCGCCGAGCCGGTCGCCTCCGCTCCGCCGCCGGCCGCCGCGCCCGAGCCCGCGCCGCAGCCTGCGGCCGTCGCCGTCGTCGCCGTCGCCGTCGCCGAGCCGGTCGCGCCGCTCGGCGAGCTCGATCTCGCGATGGTCCAGGAGCTCTGGCCCGCGGTGCTGCAGAACGTCGCCGAGGGCAATCAGCTCCTGGCCGGCTGCCTCGCCGAGGCCCGGCCGGTCTCGGTGAGCGGCCGCGACGTCACGCTCGCGTTCACGCCGGCGTGCAGCTTCCAGAAGCGCAAGGCGGAGGATCCCGCCGCGCGCCAGCAGTTGACGACCGCGTTCAAGGAGCTCACCGGCATCGCGCCGCGGCTGGTCTTCGAGACGCGCGAGCCCGAAGAGCTCGGCGCGGAGCCCGAGGCCATCAGCGAGGATGACTTCATCGCCCGTCTCCGGGCAGAATTCGACGCCGTCGACCACGAGCCCGACCACGAAGAGCAGGAGCAGGCCTGA
- a CDS encoding DHA2 family efflux MFS transporter permease subunit gives MTLSPTSARPRAGWTFAIVSVALFMTALDNLVVSTALPTIRVDLGASLESLEWTVNAYTLAFAVLLLTGAALGDRFGRKRMFSIGISLFTLSSAAAALAPSAGALVAARGLQGVGAAIVLPLTLTLLSEAVPTEKRGLAIGAWSGISGLGVALGPVVGGAVVDGISWHWIFWLNVPIGLALVPLAMRYLTESHGPADRLDLPGIGLAGLGLLGVVFGIVRGEALGWTSAPIVGTIAAGLVLLVAFLAWERRAPAPMLPLRFFKSRAFAATNGASLAMFFGVFGSIFLLSQFFQTTQGLSPLESGLRVLPWTLMPMFVAPIAGILSDRIGARPLMATGLALQAIAIGWLAAVSTPTVAYAALIVPFILAGTGMALVFAPAANSVLGSVRPEEAGQASGATNAIRELGGVLGVAVLASVFTANGGYESPAAYVDGMTAALPIGAAVLAVGALLALLIPGKRRAGVEAEAEAPAAALAEAAR, from the coding sequence ATGACCCTCTCACCCACGTCCGCCAGGCCGCGCGCCGGCTGGACGTTCGCGATCGTCAGCGTCGCGCTGTTCATGACCGCGCTCGACAACCTCGTCGTCAGTACCGCGCTGCCGACGATCCGCGTCGACCTCGGCGCGTCGCTCGAGTCGCTCGAGTGGACGGTCAACGCCTACACCTTGGCGTTCGCCGTCCTGCTGCTCACCGGCGCGGCGCTCGGCGACCGCTTCGGGCGCAAGCGCATGTTCAGCATCGGCATCTCGCTGTTCACGCTGTCCAGCGCGGCCGCCGCGCTGGCGCCGTCGGCCGGCGCGCTCGTCGCCGCCCGCGGCCTGCAGGGCGTCGGGGCGGCGATCGTCCTGCCGCTCACGCTGACGCTGCTCTCCGAGGCGGTCCCGACCGAGAAGCGCGGCCTGGCGATCGGCGCGTGGTCCGGGATCTCCGGCCTCGGCGTCGCGCTCGGACCGGTCGTCGGCGGCGCGGTCGTCGACGGCATCTCGTGGCACTGGATCTTCTGGCTGAACGTCCCCATCGGCCTGGCTCTGGTCCCGCTGGCGATGCGCTACCTGACCGAGTCGCACGGCCCCGCCGACCGGCTCGACCTCCCCGGCATCGGGCTCGCCGGCCTCGGCCTGCTCGGCGTCGTCTTCGGCATCGTCCGCGGTGAGGCGCTGGGCTGGACCTCGGCGCCGATCGTCGGCACGATCGCCGCCGGCCTCGTGTTGTTGGTGGCCTTCCTGGCCTGGGAGCGCCGGGCGCCGGCACCGATGCTGCCGCTGCGGTTCTTCAAGTCCCGCGCCTTCGCCGCCACCAACGGCGCGTCGCTGGCGATGTTCTTCGGCGTCTTCGGCTCGATCTTCCTGCTGTCGCAGTTCTTCCAGACGACGCAGGGGCTCTCGCCGCTGGAGTCCGGCCTGCGCGTGCTGCCCTGGACGCTGATGCCGATGTTCGTCGCGCCGATCGCCGGCATCCTCAGCGACCGGATCGGCGCGCGGCCGCTGATGGCCACCGGGCTGGCGCTGCAGGCGATCGCGATCGGCTGGCTGGCCGCGGTGTCGACGCCGACCGTCGCCTACGCGGCGCTCATCGTTCCGTTCATCCTGGCCGGCACGGGCATGGCGCTGGTCTTCGCGCCGGCGGCCAACAGCGTGCTGGGCTCGGTCCGGCCCGAGGAGGCCGGCCAGGCGTCGGGCGCGACCAACGCGATCCGCGAGCTGGGCGGCGTCCTGGGCGTCGCGGTGCTGGCGTCGGTGTTCACGGCCAACGGCGGGTACGAGTCGCCGGCGGCCTACGTGGACGGGATGACGGCGGCGCTGCCGATCGGCGCGGCGGTCCTGGCGGTCGGCGCGCTGCTGGCGCTGCTGATCCCGGGCAAGCGGCGCGCCGGCGTCGAAGCCGAGGCCGAGGCACCGGCGGCCGCGCTGGCCGAAGCCGCGCGGTAG